The Urbifossiella limnaea nucleotide sequence GAGGAGGCGGTTGCGGAGCCGGCCGCGCCAGCCGTGGTGGAGGTACTCGGGGTTGCCCCACACCTTCGCCACCCGCTGCCCCAGGCGGTAGCCGCTCCACTGGTCAGAGCGGATCGTGCAGGCGTGCTTCCACTGCATCGCCGGCTCGTCCACCCGGATCGTCAGCGGCACGCCGGTCGAGCCCGACGTGCGCTTCAGCCGCAGCTTCGCGCAGCGGTAAGGGGTGGAAAGAAGTTCGGACTCGTGGGCGCGGATGTCGGCCTTCGTGAGCACCGGAAAAGCGGTCAGGTCGGCGAGCGTCTTCACGTCGGCGGGGTTGACGCCGACGGCGTCCCACGTGCGGCGGTAGTAGGGGACGGTAGCGTAGGCGTGGGTCAGCTGCACCTTCAGCGCGGCGAGCTGTCGGGCGGCGACGGCCGCAGGCGGGTCGTACTGCCTCTGCTCCAAAAGGCGGAGGTAGTGCAGGTGCCGGCTCTTCGCCCGGCGGGCGAAGTACGGTTGCGCGACGTGGCGGTTCAGGAAGGTGAGCATCCGTGCCCTCAACGATGCCGGCTCAGGTCAGTGTCTTCTGCCACTCCACCTGGCGGGCCAAACCCTCGTCCAGCGGCGTTGTCGGCTTCCAGCCGAGGTGGCGGTACAGTTTCGACACGTCGGCGCCGGTGGCGAGCTGGTCGCCGGGGCGGCTCGCGGCGCGCTCGATGATCGCCGGCTTCCCGATGATCCGCTCCAGCCGGCGGAACACTTCGAGCACCGTCACCAGCTCGCCGCCGCCGAGGTTGAACACCTCGCCCGGCATCGCCCCGGTCGCGCGGACGGTCGCCTCCACGCAGTCGTCGATGTACGTGTTGCCGCGCACCTGCAACCCGTCGCCGGTGAGCGTGATCGGCTTGCCGTGCAGGATGGCGTTGATGAACAGGTGATACCCCATCTCGGGGCGCTGCCGCGGGCCGTACACGCTGAAGTAGCGCAGCACCACGGCCGGCACGGCGTGCTCGTCGTGGTAGACGCGGCACAACTGCTCGGCGGCCAGCTTCGTGATGCCGTAGGGCGAGCCCGGCCGCGTCGGCAGCGCCTCGTCGCCGCTGGCGTACCGGCCGTACACGCTCGACGTGCTGGCGTAGACCAGCCGCTTCAGCGTCGGCGAGCCCTTGAGAGCTTCGAGCAGCCGGTGCGTGGCGGTGAGGTTGTGGCGGGCGTACAGGTCGAAGTCGGTCCAACTGCGGGTCAGGCCGGCCATCGCGGCCAGGTGGAACACCCAGTCGGCGCCGCGCACCACGTCGGGCGGCACGCCATTCGACAGGTCGATCTCGTGAAAGGTGAACCGCGGGTGCGTACGGAACCCGGCCAGATTGCGGACCTTCACCGGCCGCGGGTAGTAGTCGGTAAAACAGTCCACGCCGGCGACGGTGTGCCCGTCGGCCAGCAGCCGCTCGCACAGGTGTGAGCCGATGAACCCGGCCGCGCCGGTGACCACGCAGTTCATGTCGTTCGTTTCCCCGGTCGGATGCTACCCCGCCGGCCGCCGACGCCGCAACCCCGTCTATACTGTAGGACACGCCCCCCAGGGGTTCGCACGCATGCGTCGCCTCGCCGTTCTCACCCTGCTTGTTGTCGCGGTCCCTGTGACCGCCGAGCCGAACGCCGCCGAGCGCGGGGAGAAGGCGCTCACGACGACCGCGTTCATCCCGGCCTTCTGGACGCCGCGGGCCGTGGACAGCGCCTGGAAGCAGTGGGGCGTTGCCGCGAAGCCGGCCGACTACGACGCCGCCCTGCGCGACCGCTACGGCCTCCACCCGGCCCCGTACCCGAACGACGGCCTGCCGATGGGCCTGCGGAAGGCCCGGCACCTGTTCGGCACCGGCGTCGGCGCCGACTGCATGATGTGCCACGGCGGGTCGGTGATGGGCACCAGCTACGTCGGCCTCGGGAACGCCAGCCTCGACATTCAGGGGCTGTTCGAGGACCTGGCCCGCGCCGACGGCATCGCCAAGACCCTGCCGTTCACCTTCTCGCAGGTCCGCGGAACGAACGAGGCCGACGGGTTCGGCGTGTACCTCCTCGGCTTCCGCAACCCCGACCTGAGCATGAAGCCGAGCTGGACGAACCTCGGCCTCCGCGACGACACCTGCGCCGACGTGCCGGCGTGGTGGCTGCTGAAGAAGAAGCGCACGATGTACGCCACCGGCGCGACCGACAGCCGCTCGGTGCGGTCGCTGATGCAGTTCATGATGCACCCGCTCAACGGCCCGGCCGACTTCACGAAGCACGAGCTCGCCTTCCGCGACGTGCAGGCGTACCTCCTGAGCCTGACGCCGCCCAAGTACCCGTTCCCGATCGACGCCGCGAAGGCGGACGCGGGCCGGGCCGTGTTCGCCGAGCACTGCGCCCGCTGCCACGGCACCTACGGCGCGACCCCGACCTACCCGAACCGCATCGTGCCGCTCGCCGAGATCGGCACCGACCCGGTGCGGCACCGCTCGGTGAACGAGGCGTACGCCGCCGCCTACACGGCGTCGTGGTTCGGCAAGGAGCCGGCCGGGTGGTTCGTGGACGGCAAGCTCCTCCGCTGGACGCCCGGCTACCAGGCGCCGCCGCTCGACGGCGTGTGGGCCACCGCCCCGTACCTGCACAACGGCTCGGTGCCGACGCTCGCCGGCGTACTGAACTCGAAGGCGCGGCCCAACCTTTTCACACGCAGCTTCCGCACCGGGGTCGACGACTACGACCGCGACCAGGTCGGCTGGAAGGTGACGGAGCTGGCCGCGCCGCCGGGCGCGGACGTGCCGCCTGTCGAGCGGCGGAAGGTGTACGACACCACGCGCAGCGGCCGCAGCAACGCCGGCCACACGTTCGGCGACGACCTGACCGACGCCGAGCGGCGGGCGGTGATCGAGTACCTGAAGACGCTGTAATCGGTGGGGTCGTCATGTCCGAAACCGTCGGGTTCGCCATCCTCGCCGCCGGCGCGGCGGTCGCCGCGGTCGGGTTCCTGTGGCTCGTCGTGCGGGCGTTCCGTACCCGCTTCTGGTGGGGGCTCGGCACGCTCGTGTTCGCGCCCGTCGGTCTCGTGTTCGCCGCCGTCCACCGCCGCCGGGCGCTCGCCCCGCTTGTCGTCGTCCTCCTCGGCCTCGCGCTCACGGCCTCGCCGGTCGTCATCAACCGCGTCTACCAGCCGCCGCGCGAGGCGGTTGTCGAACAGACGAAGGGCGAGACGCGCGGCACCCTCACCGGTGCGACCGCGACGGACGTGGTCGAGTACCTCAAGGCCCACCGCGGCGACGCCGTGTTGCAGATGGCGAACCGGGCCGACGTGACCGACGCGGTGCTGCTCGAGCACGTCGCCGGGATGCCGAACCTCCGCGAACTCGACCTGAACGACACGCCGATCACCGACGCCGGGCTCGCCGCGGTCGAGACGCTGCCGAAGCTGGAATCGCTCCGCATCGCCCGCACGAAGGCGACGCCCTCCGGCGTGACGCGGCACGTCCTCGCCAGCAAGACGCTTGTCGAGATCGACGTGGGCGGGCTGGGCGTGCCGGCGCCGGCGCTGCGGGCGTGGAAGAACGCCGACCCCGCCCGCCGCAAGTACCTCAACTGAATCGGAGACGCCCCGTGCCCCTATCGCTCGTCGAGGAACCGGCGGACGACCCGCGGAACGCCGCCGCCCTGTGTGCCGCGTGCGACCTCGCGTACCTGCCTGCCGACCAGGGCGCCGCGGCGTTCCGCGACCAGCTCGGCCTGGAGGCGACGCTCGTGTGCGTGGACAACACGCAGGTCTATCTCGCCCAGAACGCGGAGCACGTCGTCGTCGCGTTCCGTGGGAGCGAGAACCCGGCGAGCCTCGACGGGCTCAAGGACTGGCTTCTGACGAACGCGCTGAACCTGCTGGTGCAACCGCAGGGGCCGCTCGCCACGGAGTTCGCCGCGGCCGGCGCCGGGGCGCGATTCCACCAGGGGTTCGTGACCGCGATCACCGCCGTGTGGCCGCAGCTGTTCCCGGCCGTCGAGGCCGAGTTGAAGCGCGCCGACCGGCCGCTGTGGGTGACCGGGCACAGCCTCGGCGGGGCGCTGGCGCTCCTCGCCGCGTGGCTGTTCAAGCGGAAGTTCCTGAACGTACACCAGGTGGTGACGTTCGGCGCCCCGATGGTCGGGAACAAGGACGTGGCCGAGGCGATCGGCCGTGAACTCGCCGGCAAGGTGGTGCGCTACGTCAACTCGCCCGACCCGGTGCCGCTGCTGCCGATGATGAGCCTTGTGAGCAGCGAGTACCTCCACTGCGATCGCGTGGTCGGGCTCGGCGACACGGCAGTGGCGGCGAACCTGCTGGCGTACCTCCGCGACGCCGCCGGCGGCGTGGCCGAGGGCGTGCTGGCCGGCGACCTGCACGACAAGGTGTGGGGCGCCATCCAGCAGAAAGTCAACGCCCACCTCCTCACCGACTACCGGGCACTCCTCGGCGGGTCGTAGCGCCCGGATGCCCCACACCGAAGGCATCCATAAGCTGACACCCACCGACCGCTCCCTCCCCGCGCCCCGGCCCGCCGTGGATTCGCCGCTCTCCATCGACGGCTCCCAGCCCCTTCCCGTCCGCCGGCCCGCCTCCGTCGCTGAGGTGTGCGAGCTGGTTCGCGCCGCGAAGGCCGCCGGCGAGGGCGTCTACCCCGTCGGCGGCCGCACCAGTTTGGACGTCGGCCTGCCCCCGACGAAGCCCGGGTTCGCGCTCGACGCCACGGCCCTCGACGCCGTCATCGACTACCCCGCCCGCGACATGACGATCACGGTGCAGGCCGGGGTCACGGTCGGGAAGCTGCGGGCGGCGCTCGCCGCGGAAGGGCAGTGGCTCCCCGTCGATGTTCCCCGCGCCGACGCGGCCACGCTCGGCGGCGCCGTCGCGCTCAACCAGAGCGGCCCGCGCCGCCTCGGCTACGGCACCCTCCGCGATTACGTGATCGGTGTCCAGTTCGTCGCCGACGACGGCCGCGTGGTGAACGCCGGCGGCCGCGTGGTGAAGAACGTCGCCGGGTACGACCTGATGAAGATCCACACCGGCGCCCTCGGCACGCTCGGCGTCCTGACGCAGCTGACGCTAAAGGTCCGTCCGAAGCCCGAAGCGGCGGTCGCGGTGCGGCTCGACTGCGAGGGGCCGCACCTGGCCGCCGTGCTGGACGTGCTCCACGCCTCCAAGTCGCGGCCGGTCGCCTGTCACGTGGCGCGTGCGACCGGGTCGCCGTGGCAGGTCACCGTCGTGTTCGAGGAGAAGGCCGCGACGGTGCCGTGGCAGAAGAGTACGCTCCTGGCCGATCTCGCCGCCGCGCCGTTGACCGCGGCCGAGGTGCTGACCGACGCCGACCCGAACGCCCTGATCCGCAAGGCGACCGACGCCGCGGCCGGGTGGCGGCCCGACGGCCCGGCGGCGCGGTTCGTGTGGAAGGCGAGCGTGCGCCGCAGCCGCACCGCCGCGTTTTGCGTCGCCGCGTCCGGGCTGAGCGACGCGATGACCGTTCACGCCGAAGGGCTCAGCGGCATCGTCCACGGCACAGGCGACGTGGACGAACCGACCGCCGCCGCGATGCTGACGCAACTGACGGCGCTTGCCGGCGACGGTTCCGTGGTCGTGCGGCGCTGCCCGCCGGCCTGGAAGGCCGCGCTGCCGGTGTGGGGGCGGCTCCCGGCCGACGTCGCCGTGATGCGGCAGGTCAAACACGCCCTCGACCCGGCCGACGTGTTCAACCCCGGGCGACTGTTCCCCACCATCTGACGCCGCACCCGACATGCCCACACCGCTCCCGGTCGTTCCGAACGTGGACTACGAACTCGTCCTCGACTGCGTCCACTGCGGCCTCTGCACCGCCAGCTGCCCCACCTACGTCG carries:
- a CDS encoding lipase family protein; its protein translation is MPLSLVEEPADDPRNAAALCAACDLAYLPADQGAAAFRDQLGLEATLVCVDNTQVYLAQNAEHVVVAFRGSENPASLDGLKDWLLTNALNLLVQPQGPLATEFAAAGAGARFHQGFVTAITAVWPQLFPAVEAELKRADRPLWVTGHSLGGALALLAAWLFKRKFLNVHQVVTFGAPMVGNKDVAEAIGRELAGKVVRYVNSPDPVPLLPMMSLVSSEYLHCDRVVGLGDTAVAANLLAYLRDAAGGVAEGVLAGDLHDKVWGAIQQKVNAHLLTDYRALLGGS
- a CDS encoding leucine-rich repeat domain-containing protein, whose product is MSETVGFAILAAGAAVAAVGFLWLVVRAFRTRFWWGLGTLVFAPVGLVFAAVHRRRALAPLVVVLLGLALTASPVVINRVYQPPREAVVEQTKGETRGTLTGATATDVVEYLKAHRGDAVLQMANRADVTDAVLLEHVAGMPNLRELDLNDTPITDAGLAAVETLPKLESLRIARTKATPSGVTRHVLASKTLVEIDVGGLGVPAPALRAWKNADPARRKYLN
- a CDS encoding c-type cytochrome gives rise to the protein MRRLAVLTLLVVAVPVTAEPNAAERGEKALTTTAFIPAFWTPRAVDSAWKQWGVAAKPADYDAALRDRYGLHPAPYPNDGLPMGLRKARHLFGTGVGADCMMCHGGSVMGTSYVGLGNASLDIQGLFEDLARADGIAKTLPFTFSQVRGTNEADGFGVYLLGFRNPDLSMKPSWTNLGLRDDTCADVPAWWLLKKKRTMYATGATDSRSVRSLMQFMMHPLNGPADFTKHELAFRDVQAYLLSLTPPKYPFPIDAAKADAGRAVFAEHCARCHGTYGATPTYPNRIVPLAEIGTDPVRHRSVNEAYAAAYTASWFGKEPAGWFVDGKLLRWTPGYQAPPLDGVWATAPYLHNGSVPTLAGVLNSKARPNLFTRSFRTGVDDYDRDQVGWKVTELAAPPGADVPPVERRKVYDTTRSGRSNAGHTFGDDLTDAERRAVIEYLKTL
- a CDS encoding FAD-binding oxidoreductase, whose protein sequence is MPHTEGIHKLTPTDRSLPAPRPAVDSPLSIDGSQPLPVRRPASVAEVCELVRAAKAAGEGVYPVGGRTSLDVGLPPTKPGFALDATALDAVIDYPARDMTITVQAGVTVGKLRAALAAEGQWLPVDVPRADAATLGGAVALNQSGPRRLGYGTLRDYVIGVQFVADDGRVVNAGGRVVKNVAGYDLMKIHTGALGTLGVLTQLTLKVRPKPEAAVAVRLDCEGPHLAAVLDVLHASKSRPVACHVARATGSPWQVTVVFEEKAATVPWQKSTLLADLAAAPLTAAEVLTDADPNALIRKATDAAAGWRPDGPAARFVWKASVRRSRTAAFCVAASGLSDAMTVHAEGLSGIVHGTGDVDEPTAAAMLTQLTALAGDGSVVVRRCPPAWKAALPVWGRLPADVAVMRQVKHALDPADVFNPGRLFPTI
- a CDS encoding NAD-dependent epimerase/dehydratase family protein, yielding MNCVVTGAAGFIGSHLCERLLADGHTVAGVDCFTDYYPRPVKVRNLAGFRTHPRFTFHEIDLSNGVPPDVVRGADWVFHLAAMAGLTRSWTDFDLYARHNLTATHRLLEALKGSPTLKRLVYASTSSVYGRYASGDEALPTRPGSPYGITKLAAEQLCRVYHDEHAVPAVVLRYFSVYGPRQRPEMGYHLFINAILHGKPITLTGDGLQVRGNTYIDDCVEATVRATGAMPGEVFNLGGGELVTVLEVFRRLERIIGKPAIIERAASRPGDQLATGADVSKLYRHLGWKPTTPLDEGLARQVEWQKTLT